Part of the Solwaraspora sp. WMMA2065 genome is shown below.
GCGGCCAGCGCGGTCGCGAGCAGATGCGGTACGTGACTGATCGCCGCGACGGCCCGATCGTGCTCCTCGGCGGTGGCCGGTACCACCCGGGCACCCAGCCCGGTCACCGCTGTCGCGATGGTCAGCCAGTCGTCGACCGAGGTCACCGGCGGTTCCAGGCATAGCACCCAGGCGCAGCCGGTGAACAGCTCCGGGTCGGCGGAGGTGAACCCGGAAGTCTCCCGACCAGCCATCGGATGGCCGCCGACGAACCCGGCGGTCCGGTCGTGCTGGCGGTGCAGACGCCGGTCGACCAGCCGCCGCACCGGTTCCTTGACCGAGGTGACGTCGGTGACCAGCCCGGAGTAGCCGACCGCGGCGATCTCGTCGAGCACCGGACCCACCGCCGGCAGCGGCACCGCCAACAGCACCAGATCGGCGTCGGCCACCGTGTCCCGTACCGTCGGGGCGACCTGCCAGCGCGCGTCGGGTGCGGCCCGCGCGGCGGCGGTACGCGCGGTGGCCCGGGTCGCAGGATCGGCGTCGTACCCGAAAACCCGGTGTCCGGCGGCGGCGAACGCGCGCAGCGCCGAGCCGCCGATCAGCCCCAGCCCGATCACCGCCACTCGCACGCGGTGACTCTGCCACATCGAGCCAGGGCGCGGTCGGGCAGCCGCCGTCGGTACGCTGACTTGGCACGGTGGCGGACCGACGCGAGCCGCCGCCCCGGCCGCAGGAGGGAGGGACGAGATGCCGGACCGGCCGATCGAATGGCCGTCACCCGCACCGACCAGCCCGCCGGGCTGGCCCGGTGCGCCGGCCGGCTGGCACCCGCCGGTGGCCGGCTGGGGTTCACCACGTGGGCAGCACCCGTACCCGCCGGGGATGTTTCCGGCCATGCCCGCACAGCCACCGGCCCCGCCCCGGCCGACCTACCGGGAGCCGCACCCGGTACGCCCGGGAGCCGTCGCACTCGGGGCGCTGGCCACCGCGCTGTGGCTGCTGCTGACCGGCCTGATCGGCCAGGACCTGCGCGGGTACGCCCTGTCGACGCTGCTCTGCGGCGTGCTGGCCTGGACCGTCGCGATCCTGCTCGCCCGGGTCGGCGACCGGGGCGTGGCGACCGGCATCGCGCTCGCCATGTCGGCCGGCTGGAGCATCACAACTGTGGCGCTCGCCACACACTGGGCGGCGACCGGCGACTGGCCACTGTGGTGACCAGCGGGGGGCGAATTCCGGGCTTGACGAACGCGGCGACGGTCGGCACGCTCGGCGGCATGGCCAACACCGGGCACCGGCTCGATCCCGAGCGGAATCGACGCCGACTGCAGATCCTCGCCGAGCTTGCCGGCGCCAAGCTCGGCCGCGAACGGGTCCGGCCCCGCAAGGTCCGTGGGCAGCAGTTGCGCGAGTTGATCGCGGCCCGCCGACTGGTCAACTGACCGAACGCCTCAGCTGACCGAACGCCTCAGCTGACCGGACGTCGACGCGCTGTCGCGCACCCGTCCCTGCCGGTCAGTGACTGTTCGGGGCGTTGTGGGGTCAACGACCCACCTGAGCCGATACCGTCAATCTGACGACAGAATCGGCGGTCACCGACGGCGGCGCGGATGCCGCACCGCCCGGTGACCGCAGGGACCATTGGGGGGACCGTGCCCTATTTTGCTGCCGCTGCCGTACGCGGCCCGGCCGGTTGGTCCGGCGCCGAGCTCGACCTCGGTGGGGTCGCCGACATCGACGAAGTGGTCGACC
Proteins encoded:
- a CDS encoding prephenate dehydrogenase/arogenate dehydrogenase family protein; the encoded protein is MRVAVIGLGLIGGSALRAFAAAGHRVFGYDADPATRATARTAAARAAPDARWQVAPTVRDTVADADLVLLAVPLPAVGPVLDEIAAVGYSGLVTDVTSVKEPVRRLVDRRLHRQHDRTAGFVGGHPMAGRETSGFTSADPELFTGCAWVLCLEPPVTSVDDWLTIATAVTGLGARVVPATAEEHDRAVAAISHVPHLLATALAASAVTDPLAWSLAAGSFRDGTRVAASRPELVAAMCGGNAGAVRAGLDEVLSTLTAARAALDAEDPVQALVPWLTPGSSARGGWPPQPGRPLELPARPDALLRLGRAGGWVTAVADDRRTVTAVRPAPVD